The Triticum aestivum cultivar Chinese Spring chromosome 4B, IWGSC CS RefSeq v2.1, whole genome shotgun sequence sequence GATCAAGTACGCACACGCTTCCGAAGATACCGCGGGCCAATGGCTGCTGCTTCGGTCACTTATATTTGATGAAAAATTGCAAGGGGCCGTGTGTGGATTTTTGGACTGAAGTGTTCAATACAATGCAGGGACCAAATAGTCCCCAGTTGCGACGCGATAATAATCTTCCTAATTTCCCACTGAAATTGATCTTTAAATAAATTTCACCAGCTTCTACTAGACTTACGACAACAGAATATGGACTACATCAAATACACAATCACATCCTGAACTGTATCACAGCATGAAGAGAAAAAAGTGGAAAGTCATATAATACTACAAGGCACGAAAACCACCGGTATGGATCAGCACAAGGCCTGAAAGCGTTTTAGATGAGAAAATAAATATATGGGTGGCTTCAGACCCTTTCAAATCATTGGGAAGGCGAGTCGCCATACTGCCACGGGTTGAACTCGATGGAGCTGACGTCcgtctcctcggcaacggcactaGAGCTGTCTATCGCAGCCCGGTGCTCGGCGTATCTGCCATTGTACTCATACACCTCCAGATCGCCCCACGGGGTAGGGGAGATGTCTTCGGTCATTTTGAACCATTTTGGTGTAAACTGCTCCCCCTTGGTGTCCCGGATTTTCTTCTCAGCTCTTTGTTGTTCTTCAAGCCTGAAAGCATGAACACAAACATCAGATAAATACTGATCAAAGGCAAGCCAAATTCCTCAAATGTCAATATAATTTGTAAAGTTGAGTGTCAAGCCGCAACAACTAGCTATGGGAAGTATAGAAAAGTCAGTAGTTACCTGCTCTTGTGTGCCCCAGATTTAGACATGTCACCCTTCTCAAGGGCATATCTGTCGGGCCTTAATCGGGAGTCTGAAGGCAAGAGCTTCTTAGGTGCTGTATCAAAGCTATTTATTTTGTGCGCAAAGTATGTATACTGGTACTTGTCATTCGGTGGAGCAGGAGCGGCTTTCCAGACCTGGGACAAGTACAATTTCAGCAGCAGCAAATATCCACTAGTAAGACAGCATGCCTAATATAACATACACTCTCTGTATTGATGAATACTGAAAGAAAGCCTTACCTCTTTTAGCTCGGTCCCTGGAAGAGGATCACCTTCTTGATCACAAGGCTGGTAACTCATGGACTTGTTCCATTTTCCTGTCATCATTATTTTCGGTTCTTCAGCTGCAGTATATACATACCCATCCACCTCGAACCGCCCAGCCCTGACATAAACAGTAAGATGAGATGGGCCTAGCCACATTATGAACTAGAATTAACTATTGAGCTCTATGAATGAAAACAAGCCACATATACGACTACGAGGCCGCATTGTAATGGGAGATAAAGACCAGAAGAACTACTACAAAATACTAAACTGAACAAGGACGGTCAATACTAACATACCCAAACCAGCCGCATGGCTGGAAATACAGCACGGCTTTGTCTCCAGTTGTCAAATTTGTCAGGACCATCTCTCCAAAAGAGTCTACCCATGTGCGCCCAAATATCAAGTTGTTGACCTTGGTCAGTGGTGGTACCAATTCCAACACGACACCGGACTTTTTAAGTGTCACTCTAGTCCTGTGATGAAGAAACACGTTCAGAAGTTAGATATACATAAATGGTTTCTATAGAACCTTGAAATCAATCTGACATTTTGACCATAAGCTTTTATAGAAGCTTTCAGACACAAATATATCCATACAAACAATTGTATCTCAATCAATTACCTTCCAACTGGATACACTTCCACTGAGTTTCCCAAGAACTTTGTCTTCAACTTCGATGTGATGTCGTAAGTAAAATGATCGTTCTCACAGTGAGCTACACCCATCGGAGGATGATGGCTTACCTATGAAAATAAAATTAATGAAAAAATAGACTAAGAGAAGTAAATACAGTAAACAAAATGCAGAATTAACATGTCTGATTAACAAAAGGTAATTAAGAGTGAGAAAAGGTAGTAATTGCAGATAAAATACTTCCTAGTTAATTCAGCTTGTTTTTGAAATTGCAATATTTCACATCCATCACTAACCTGCTCAGCAATAAATGTAATACCCTGATGGTTAACCATCTCATACGTCTCTCCAAGGATGGGATTGAAAGGCTTCCACGTACGGTGGTAGGCTAGGTAGGCTGACAAAGCCCATGTAGCTGTAAAGTAGGGTTCAAAGCTCAGTCAGCCAGAATATTGCATTAGAGTAGAGTTGCAGGTGAGGGAAGGGCAAACTCACAAGCATATACCATCCGCATGTGCGGATCCTCACATTCATCTGCTTTGTCTAACAGGTCACAATATTCCATCAACTGCATTCAGTATAAACAGCTGAAATATTAGTAAATATTCGTTGTAAAGATACTGATAATTTATTGCCCGCAGACTCCATGTGATGCTTAGGCAAGAACAGGAAGACATGGGAGAGAAATCAAAGAACGACTGCCACATATCTCCAGAACGACTATCAATAGAATCTCACAAGACGATCTAGCTGCTGATTTTCAGTATTTAACCTACGACACTACAGTGACCAGACTTGCACAGTCAAACACCAAAATAGAAATGCTATATGTAAATTTTACGACCAACAATCAGCAGAAATGTATATCATACGGAGTAGCTAACTTTGATGAACCTTGACAGAAAATAGTTTACTGAAGGGGTAAAGTACTACTGATTATATACAGACTAAGACTAGGCACAGAATCAAACAACTGCATACTACTGATTATATACAGACTAAGACTAGGCACATTGTTCAGTGTTTCAATTATGCAGTCAGTGGACTCTTGTCACTCTCTGTGGGGCTTTTGACCTTGCTTGGCAGATCAATTGTTGCATTTTCACACTCTGCCCTGGTCACTGTTTCTGTATGGTACAGTAGCTAAGATGAACAAACATTGAGAACTCTAAATCAGAGCTTAGCAGTACAAACCTCCGCCATTTTCTGAAGCATTGACATCGGCTCAAAGATGATGACTGGAAGTGTAACAAGTGACGTTACATCTGACCCTATGTACTTGTTCATCATCTTCCAGTAACTGTCCCGATCCTGCAAGTTGACTGCAGTGTCAAAAACAACATAAAGTGCAGAGATAATGGTATACAAGTACAACTGAATTTTGAGGGTCGCTTTACTTGTTTTAGCTAGTAAACCAAGCACAGTTCTCAGAGTAATAGTTTCCTCTAGGAAGAACACCATAAAAAGGTGAAATGTTTATTGCACAACATGGCAGTCATTACTGAATACCTATCAGCCATCCATGACGCAGATCATCACACGAGGTACATAAAAGTCATAGTTTGATAGAAACCAACAGGAAAAAAATAAACAATGGCGAATCTCACTAGTAATAACTTTTAGGGAGTTCTGATAACTGCAGTGCCAAAAACAGCATAGAAGTTAAGCAATAGACACAATAATGGTGTAGAACTAAAAATCGTGAGAGGTTCTGAGCGGCTCATCGATTTACGTTTTAGCTAGTAAACCAAGCACGGTTATCAGAGAAATAGCTCCCTCTATGAAGAACACCACAAAAAGGTGAAATTTTTAGTGCACAACATGGCGGCCATTATTCATGCATTGCCGAGGAGTTGGATATATAGTTTCTAAGTATTGTCTAGAATACTAATTCAGTACTTACGATTTAAATTATGTGAGAAATTTTCTGCATAAGAAAAAAAAACTTAACATGAAAAGTTGTGTGGGTCACAATTAAATGCAGTGTCATTTAAAACCAACTTAGAATGCACTGATGCATGTTGCATGGTAGAAGATTCTCATGCGTACATCGGACGGGTGCTAGTGGATCAAGCTAGTAAATCTAACGGCTACAAGAATTTTGATGATGTGGAAGCAATGTGATATAAAACCCACGTAAAATGCACTCATGCATGTTGCATGGTAGAGGATTCTCATGCGTACATTGGACAGATGCTAGTGGATCAAGCTAGCAAATCTAACTGCTAcaacaattttgatgatgtggaagCACGCATGTTGAGATAATTAGAAGTGGTGAGTATCACTTTCTTAGGTATAATTAGGATAGGATTATCACTGAACCTACAGTTTTTGCCATGGTAGAAGATTCTCATGCGTACATCGGACGGGTGCTAGTGGATCAAGCTAGTAAATCTAACGGCTACAAGAATTTTGATGATGTGGAAGCAATGTGATATAAAACCCACGTAAAATGCACTCATGCATGTTGCATGGTAGAGGATTCTCATGCGTACATTGGACGGATGCTAGTGGATCAAGCTAGCAAATCTAACTGCTAcaacaattttgatgatgtggaagCACGCATGTTGAGATAATTAGAAGTGGTGAGTATCACTTTCTTAGGTATAATTAGGATAGGATTATCACTGAACCTACAGTTTTTGCCATGGGTTCACCTCTTAATAAATGTCATTGGTCAGATACAATGTTTTCTAAACATCAATATATGGTCTGTGAATCATGAGCAAACCATGCGCAAGTATACATTATAAACATGACTTTACTAAACATGTGAGTCGAATGGTTGACAAATAGATTGAGGTAGGGTCCAGAACTCCAGATGACTAGATAGGTGGTATTTTGCCAACACGATTCCCGTGTAAAATCTCACATCCGAATCAAATTTGCTAAACTAATTCAGATATGCAGTGTCTCTGAAAGTCTGAAGAGTCCACTAGGCACATTGTTAAGATATTCTTTTTACTAACAAGACTTCAGAAGTGTGCTGGCCTCAAATTAAAGGGGAGAATACTATCTTGAATCGCATGCTTCCAGGAGTCTTAGCTTCACATGTGGTAGAACTTAGTTGCATGCGCTTCAAAGATAACACCTCCATAATATTTTTACCAACAAAATGTACCTTATTTACGAAGTTGAGGTCCAGATTAAGTATATTTTATTGAATTGAATGCAAAGTTGATTGGAATGTAAAATATTGTCGATCATGTCCAACTCTTTGTTTATCAAATACTTTCTTTCGGATAAGTTTATCAAATACTTTCTTTCAGATAAGTTTATCAAATACTTTTGATGACCTAAGAAATGCACTCACATAGCA is a genomic window containing:
- the LOC123092604 gene encoding oxysterol-binding protein-related protein 3A, which gives rise to MGSKDQDLAASSGGGGGFFSSIAAGVRSWGTAVHKSVNGLVGYEGLEVINPDGGTDDAEAEAMKGRWKQEDRDSYWKMMNKYIGSDVTSLVTLPVIIFEPMSMLQKMAELMEYCDLLDKADECEDPHMRMVYASTWALSAYLAYHRTWKPFNPILGETYEMVNHQGITFIAEQVSHHPPMGVAHCENDHFTYDITSKLKTKFLGNSVEVYPVGRTRVTLKKSGVVLELVPPLTKVNNLIFGRTWVDSFGEMVLTNLTTGDKAVLYFQPCGWFGAGRFEVDGYVYTAAEEPKIMMTGKWNKSMSYQPCDQEGDPLPGTELKEVWKAAPAPPNDKYQYTYFAHKINSFDTAPKKLLPSDSRLRPDRYALEKGDMSKSGAHKSRLEEQQRAEKKIRDTKGEQFTPKWFKMTEDISPTPWGDLEVYEYNGRYAEHRAAIDSSSAVAEETDVSSIEFNPWQYGDSPSQ